Proteins encoded together in one Lathyrus oleraceus cultivar Zhongwan6 chromosome 5, CAAS_Psat_ZW6_1.0, whole genome shotgun sequence window:
- the LOC127084776 gene encoding uncharacterized protein LOC127084776 isoform X1, translating to MAGRNDAAMAAAMQAMAQAVQNLPNAGGDAGSRSLATFQRENPPVFKGKHDPDAALGWLKEIERIFRVMDCTPAQKVRYGTHMLAVEADDWWLETHERLTVAGEVITWDVFRREFMRKYYPEDVRGKKEIEFLELKQGNMSVTDYAAKFVELSKFYPHYTGAGAEFSKCIKFENGLRSEIKKVVGYQKIRIFTELVDSCRIFEEDNNAHYKIVSDRRGKQHQNRGKPYDAPVGKGKQGAAPAQRTSRGGAPAGIVCFKCGQAGHKSNVCTAEVKRCFRCGKTGHAIADCKHKEMICFNCGEEGHIGSQCQKPKKSQTGKVFALTGTQTSSEDRLIRGTCYINGFPLVAIIDTGATHSFISLDCAVKLKLEISEMFGSMVIDTPAKGSVTTTSVCLNCPLSIFGRDFGMDLVCLPLVQIDVILGMNWLVFNRVSINCFDKTVVFPEIEEGKSLFLSARQVNEEVAEGAELFMLLATLEAKDKLVICDLAVVCDFPEVFPEEVNELPPEREVEFSIDLVPGTRPISMAPYRMSAVELTELKSQLEDLLEKKFIRPSVSPWGAPVLLVKKKEGTMRLCVDYRQLNRVTIKNRYPLPRIDDLMDRLVGASVFSKIDLRSGYHQIRVKTEDIQKTAFRTRYGHYEYSVMPFGVTNAPGVFMEYMNRIFHPYLDKFVVVFIDDILVYSKSEEEHAEHLRVVLGVLREKKLFAKLSKCEFWLGEVSFLGHVISRGGVAVDPSKIEAVSKWEAPKSVAEIRSFLGLAGYYRKFIEGFSKLALPLTMLTRKGQAFV from the coding sequence atggctggaaggaatgacgctgcaatggctgccgcaatgcaagcgatggcacaagctgtgcagaacttgccaaatgctggtggtgatgctggatcacgtagcttggcgacttttcagagagagaatccgccggtgtttaaagggaagcatgatccagatgcagccttgggatggttgaaagagattgagagaatcttccgtgttatggattgcactccagctcagaaggttcggtatggtactcacatgctagcagtcgaagctgatgactggtggctagagactcacgagaggttgaccgtggcaggtgaagtcattacttgggatgtattccgcAGGGAATTCatgaggaagtattatccggaagatgtccgtggtaagaaggaaattgagttccttgagctgaagcaaggaaacatgtctgtcactgattatgctgcgaaatttgtggagctgtccaaattttatcctcattacactggtgctggtgctgaattttcaaagtgcatcaagtttgaaaatggattgcgctctgaaattaagaaggttgttgggtatcagaagatacgcatttttactgaattggttgatagctgcaggatatttgaagaagacaataatgctcattacaagattgtcagtgaccgcaggggcaagcaacatcaaaatcgtggcaagccgtatgatgccccagtgggaaaagggaaacaaggagctgctccggctcagaggactagtaggggaggtgctcctgctggtattgtttgcttcaagtgtggtcaggctggtcataagagtaatgtatgcactgctgaagtaaagaggtgttttcgctgtggtaagactggccatgcaatagctgattgcaagcataaggaaatgatttgttttaattgtggcgaagaagggcatattggaagtcagtgtcagaagccaaagaaatctcaaactgggaaggtgttcgcattgaccggaactcaaacctccagtgaggacagacttatccgaggtacgtgttatattaatggctttcctcttgtagctattattgacacaggtgcgactcattcctttatatctttggattgtgctgtgaaacttaagttagagatatctgagatgtttggtagtatggtaattgatactcctgcgaagggttcagtgactactacttcggtttgtttaaactgtcctttgagtatttttggtagagactttgggatggacctagtgtgtcttccactagtgcagattgatgttattctgggtatgaactggttggtgtttaaccgagtttctatcaattgttttgataagacggtggtctttcctgagattgaggagggaaagagtttgtttctatcagcaaggcaagtgaatgaggaagtagctgagggggcagagttgtttatgctgttagcgactttggaggctaaagataaattggtgatttgcgatctagccgtggtatgtgattttcctgaggtgtttccggaagaggtgaatgaattaccgccagagcgcgaagtggagttctcaattgatttggtgcctggtactaggccgatatcgatggctccgtaccgtatgtctgctgttgagttaactgaattgaagagtcagttggaagatctgttggagaaaaaatttattcgtccgagtgtgtcaccgtggggtgcaccagtgctattggttaagaagaaggaaggtacgatgaggttgtgtgtggactacaggcaactgaatagagtgacgatcaagaatcggtatcctttgccgaggattgatgatttgatggatcggttggttggtgcaagtgtgttcagcaaaatagatttgagatctgggtatcatcagatccgtgtgaaaaccgaggatattcagaagactgctttcagaacaaggtatggacattatgagtattctgtaatgccttttggtgtgactaatgcgcctggagtatttatggagtatatgaataggattttccatccgtacctagacaagtttgttgtggtgtttattgatgatattttggtgtattcgaaatctgaagaagagcatgctgaacatttgagagtggttttgggagttctacgagaaaagaagttatttgctaaattgtccaagtgtgaattttggttaggagaggtgagttttcttggtcatgtgatttcaagaggtggcgttgctgttgatccttctaagatagaagcggtatctaagtgggaagctccgaagtctgttgctgagattcgaagtttccttggtttggctggttattataggaagttcattgagggattttctaagttggcgttaccattgacgatgttgactaggaaggggcaagcgtttgtttga